AAGAAGCCGCCGGGATGGAGCCCGACCTGGCCTTGGTCGATCTCGGTCCGGAAGGCGGCGCCGACGGCCTGGAAGCGGCGGAGCAGATCGGAAACCGGCTCGACGTCCCGGTGGTGATTCTTGCCGACGGTGCGGACGACACCCAGGAAAGCCTGTTTCAGCGGGCCTGGACCGCCCCACCGTTCGGCTATGTCCTGAAGCCCTTCGAAGACCGGCAACTGCACTGGAACATCCAGGCCGCCCTTGCCCGGCATGAGAGAGAACGCCGGCACAGGGAGACCGAGACCGGATTGGAAGACGTCATCGCCGAACTGCGGGAGCGCACCGACATCCTGGAGAACGTTTTCAACAGCATGAGGGAGGGCGTGCTCGTCAACGATGCATCCGGCAGACGCCTGCTCGCCAACGCAAGCGCGCTGGAGGCCGCCGGACCCGAGGAATCGAGCGAGATGGAACGGTGGGCCGAACAGTACGGCATTTACCTTCCCGACGGGGAAACCCTCCTGCCGGTGGACCGGAACCCCATGGTGCGCGCCTTGCACGGCGAAACGACGGACTGGTGCGAGCTCTTCGTGCGCAACCCGCAGAGGCCGGAGGGGATGTACGTCGGCGTCAGCGCGCGGCCTCTGAAGAGAAAATACAAGGGGCTCCCGGCAGGCGTGGCGGTGTTTCAGGACATCACCGAATTCAAGGCGGCACAGGACCGGCTGCACGAGACCCTGAGCGATTTACGGAACCAGAGAGAGCTGATGGCGGCCACTTTCGACAGCATCCGGGATGGCGTCATGGTCTCCGACGACAGCGGCGGTTTCCTGTATGTCAATCCCGCCGCCAAGGAGATGCTCGGCGCGGCCTACGTCGCCAGGCGGGACGGCAAATGGTTGGAGAAGCCCACGCCGTACTTCTTTTATACCGACCGTGAGACCCCCATCAGGAACGAGGATCTGCCGCTTCCACGCGCCATTTTCCACGGCGAGTCCACGGACGACATGGACATATTCGTACCCCGTGAGGGCGACCGGCAGGGCCTTTTCCTCAGGGTGACCGGCAGGCCGCTCCTCAACGAGACCGGTGGAACACGCGGAGGCGTGATCACTTTTCACGATGTCACCAGGCAGGTACTCGCCGATGAAGCCCTGGCGCGAGCCTTCGCGCAAGGGCGGCTGGAAATAGTCGACACCATCCTCCACAACATCGGCAATGCCATCAACAGCGTCACCATCGGAATCGAGACCATTCACGGGATTGTCACGGACAACCGGCTCGTCCGCCGCCTCAACGCTCTTTCCGATGCCGTGAACGCGCATCGGGATGATTGGGCCGACTACATCGAGAACGACCCCCAAGGCCGTCAGGTGATACCGTTCATTTCCGCCCTCGCCGAGGACTTCGTCCGGGAGAACAAGAGGTTGACGGGGACCGTCCGCCGCGTCAGCGAAAGGGCGCGGCACATCGCCGACATCGTCCGCACCCAAAGAGCGCTCGGCAGTCCCGGTCTGAGCCGGAAGGATGTCAACGTCAAGGATGCGATCATGGACGCCGTCCGGGTACTGCAGGAATCGAGCCGGAAACGAACGACGAGCATAGACATCGACTGCGACAAGGCACCGGCGGAGATTCGGATCGACGAGAGTCAGTTCCACCAGATGATGGTCAATCTGATCAAGAATTCGATGGAAGCCATTGATCAGCTTGCCGCATCCGGCAGGCTCGAGGAGGAGCCTCGCATTCAGGTCCGAGCCTACGCTGAAGCGAATTTTCTCAAC
This sequence is a window from Deltaproteobacteria bacterium. Protein-coding genes within it:
- a CDS encoding ATP-binding protein codes for the protein MGAEILRANNLLKKHPFLLRGYQYFIQFLVNLFWSGYAPQRRSVESWMTNAKLLIVGDAAYLQERLRGLGYAVCATVPTAPRAIEEAAGMEPDLALVDLGPEGGADGLEAAEQIGNRLDVPVVILADGADDTQESLFQRAWTAPPFGYVLKPFEDRQLHWNIQAALARHERERRHRETETGLEDVIAELRERTDILENVFNSMREGVLVNDASGRRLLANASALEAAGPEESSEMERWAEQYGIYLPDGETLLPVDRNPMVRALHGETTDWCELFVRNPQRPEGMYVGVSARPLKRKYKGLPAGVAVFQDITEFKAAQDRLHETLSDLRNQRELMAATFDSIRDGVMVSDDSGGFLYVNPAAKEMLGAAYVARRDGKWLEKPTPYFFYTDRETPIRNEDLPLPRAIFHGESTDDMDIFVPREGDRQGLFLRVTGRPLLNETGGTRGGVITFHDVTRQVLADEALARAFAQGRLEIVDTILHNIGNAINSVTIGIETIHGIVTDNRLVRRLNALSDAVNAHRDDWADYIENDPQGRQVIPFISALAEDFVRENKRLTGTVRRVSERARHIADIVRTQRALGSPGLSRKDVNVKDAIMDAVRVLQESSRKRTTSIDIDCDKAPAEIRIDESQFHQMMVNLIKNSMEAIDQLAASGRLEEEPRIQVRAYAEANFLNIDVIDNGIGTTEKDTRAFFAAGYTTKETGTGLGLHSAANFVIGSGGQIRLLSDGIGRGTTAQVRLRALPPEGSAQAGSR